TAAGCAATTCCCTTTTTATCTGGGAAAATACCAGTGATTCACATTGTTAGACAGACCAAATACCGTGTATATTAGTAAAGTTGTGATGCATGATGAGCATGTATGATAAACAGGTCGAAGCGTTTTAATTGACATTTTATATTCTCTTCTTTGAAATTTTATTACTTACTCATTGTTCGGCTTAACCCTGTAATTTTGAAATCCTATATAACTGATATTTTACAGAAGCTACCATGATCTCTTCGCATAAGCAATGAATAAAGAACAAAAGTTTAATATTTCTATATGCATCGTTTGTGTCTGCTGGTAGTAGCTAGTATGATTTAGACCGGAAGGTTCTGTTTTATCCCTTATAGGCAATATAGGACTTCTatcgtattaaaaaaaaaaaaaagacagagtatGATCATGACGATTTCCTTTTATTTGCAGATTTCGCCCACGTCACGCATTGCCAGCGTCGATATTTATGATAGATGAATGGTTACGCTGCGTGAGTGTTTGTTCAAAGGGCAATAATGCGAAAAGTCCATAAAATCATAATATTTCTGGCAGAACGGGGCGCCCGCGAGTTGTATACAGTTGTAATATCTGCACACATTCAACCGTTTTTCTTACGAGGGGTGCGAGTGCATGTAGTTAGAttacttcttttcttcttgtGGATGGCATTCTCCATGATCATGGCTCTGTGTATACGGGATACTGACTCTTATCATGATATTTCTGATATACAATATTCATAAGTGAAAAGAATGCTTGGTGCTTTGCCTTTACTGCGGAAACTTGCCACTGAATTATTGTTGGTAAGTATGATAGAGTTTATGCCCTGAGTGTATGTGAGTTTGACATACTAAGTTGCCTATCCCTTCTATTAAGGACCTGTTGATTACACACCTGTTTTTATCTTAAACTACATGTTCCCCTATATGAAAGGGGAATGCAAACGTGCTATTCTTCCGCTAACTAGTACTCGTTCAGGTGGGGCGTACTTGCAGCCTACCCTGTCTGTAGTATGACGTATTATGTTGTTAACTGTGATATCAGCCCCCTGTGCCTGTTACCCGTCAGATCAATGAGTGTTACCCGTATatcaaaattaaaaatcaacttCCCATACAGAAGGCCAGGTCCATTATCACACCAAGGACTGTTGCTCGTAAAGTTCTTCAAGCTGTTAGGATTTTATGAGTGAAAGTTTGGCCTGTGCTGTTTTCAGTCAGTGAAATGACGTGAAACTGTGTTTCCAACCCATAAACTATTCTAAATAGTCGTCATCAAAAACATCTGCTTCTGGTCAATATCATGCAGCAAATGGAATTACTAATTAAGAAACGGCTTGGACTTGTTTGAACTAACGGCGGAACAAACAGTACCATAATATTCACTGCAACAGAGTAAGTCAGATTTTAATAGAAATTGTCGTGTAACAGCTGACATGTCCCCAacgatgaacaacaacaaaaaaatcgtTTGCTTACAATATGTTTAAAGATGATTTTTCTCTTAATAAATAAAGTAATCCCAATCAGCAAACTGATATAAAGACACAAGATTAACCTGAACCAAGATTATTGCATTTCATCGCAGAACTAGAGATATTCTGTAGCTGTTCATGTAAGCAAATATTGTTTTCGGGCTCTACCAATCTtcgttgatgatgatgatactgtgAATGAGTTTCAGATGCACGTCTGACAACTGTCTAAGTCTGACGTCTTTACCCAAGCATTCGCAACACGTTTCATAGGCATTAAAATATGCGTCCCTCCTAAGGATTATAGTTGTGCGTTAACAGGTTCATTGTGGTTTGCTTGGTATTGCAACGACTTAGGTATTAGATTGACAATCACAATATGACAGTGGTATGATAGAAATAATAGGCCCGCGTCTCCTTTACCTTGTTTGCCAAAACTCAAGCCCattatgtttttaatttcagcCCAACCAAAGACTGATGTCTCAGATGTTCATCGGAAACTCTCCAGAGTAACTCTAGTTTTATCAACGAAACTGTTAGAGCCCGAAAACGATATGGGCTCGCTTACATGAACAGCTACAGTATTATTCTGGTTCTTCGATGAAATGCAATTATGATTCTTAGGAGAGACGTATATCTTTATAGCATATACAAGGTGttatattttaaaaagtcaGACAAGCCGTAGGCTACTGGTGACAAATCTGTAATGCAGTACGCATTCAAAAAGAcaatatgaaagagaaatgaatatTGTATCATTATCGCTGAAAACGTGACAGGAGATGGACTAATTTCGATCCCATTGGCTTTCATCTACTGGTCTAATGTAAGGCATAACTTGAGGAGTATCGTTCGTTTTTAtgtcataccccccccccccaccctttccCTCTCGTCTTGTCGTATGTGCCTGTTGTACGTCAAGTTCGACAGAATATATATTATCAAAGAGATTCCATGGTTATATGATATTTGCTGAACAGTCGACTGCAGGTGAAAGATCACATGCTATTCAAATATGAGGACAAAAGGTCAATAAACAATGTGCATTTGGCTGGTTGCCTGCgaatttggaaaaaaagagagcatTTCCTATgcactttcatttcattccgGTAAATGTACGTGTTGATAAGCACAGCCATAAAGTATGTGATGTTTATGGACAAGTGTTATGTGCTATAAGATGATTCGTCACAAGAAAATGTCGCAGTTGGTCATTGTTACTATGCTTATTTTCTGTGTATGGTATCAATCACTAAGTCTTGATTAGTGCAcgtattattattttgttcgtttctcttccttttttttctcttagtTTCCCATGAGCCATGTAGCGTTGAATATTCGTCAAACACGTCAAAACTAGCTACTCTGGAAGGAGAATGCTTCAGTCGCCATATCGCGGTAGAATCATTGCTAGgaagttcttttcttttcagttcaGAAAACGAACGTACAGAGATCGTACCCATCTTAGTCATATATCAGCAAATCTTTTACCATGTTTTATCAATGGGCATTGAATTACGAACTGTGCAATAAAAAATCAGTGAATTAGTAAACATATTTACGTCACTTAATCCATCTTTCCTAAACGCGGGCCAGATTAAAAgactcatcccccccccccccgcaaaaaaaaagtttcttagGATAAAGCATCAGACCAAACGCTCTTTCTAAACATGAAATCAGTCGACACAAAACCACTCATCGAGCGATCAACCTCGCTTTCGTTGAGGAAATCGTATGGAGCTGACTTCGAACTCACGTCATCGTCATCTACTTTTGTAAACGGGGATCCACCCGAACAGGAACAGGTGAAACGGACTTCGAGAATTTTGGATTCTGTCTGGTTACCAgttgctttcatttttggtttCACATTCTTTGTAACCATTGCGGAGCACGGAGTTCGCTACAACATCGTCCTATACTCCGAAGATGAACTCGATTACAGGAAAGGAAACGCGCCCGTGCTCATTCACGTGTTCGATGCCGTGGCTCCATGCTTGCCGATGATCGGCGGATGGCTCGCAGATACCCGCTTTCCGAGGTTAAAGGTCTTAATCACAGGTGGCATCATAACTTTCATGGGTAAGTTTTCGACAACTTCTGCAACGCAACACATCCGGTCCTTTTGGTTGTTAAAACACAGATAGTCACACGCATGCGGGAGCgcgtgcattaaaaaaaaatgcaaacaaattaACTATTATAGTCATTTGAGCACAGAAGGAAACTGGAAAAAAAGAGGCAATTAGTAATTACAACGTTTTAGAACCAATTTTATGATAATTCTTTTCCATCTCCACGCCTTCATTGCATGTTATTGCCGGTATAATGCTTGTATTATATACAACATCTATTCCAACTAGCCCTTCAACCAACCATTGGTGACTGTGCCATTATTCAATGCCCTTATAATACATTTATCTTTTACTCTGAGCTCGCATCTAACATCAATACATGATCTTTCCTATGTCCTTTCTCTCCTTTTGTCGATTGATGCATTCATCAAGTCtcttgatatcttttttttttaatgattagtTCACGCTGTACGTCACGCTTCGTatttatatacagtatatagttCTTGATAAGGAGAAAACCAACGTGAACGCAGGcattatcattttgattatCATTGATAGATCTTAAATTGGGCGACCGTGGTCTTAACATTTTTTCCTTCACGGGAAACACAGTTCAAAATTACGGATCGGAATAATCAATGTACCATTCCGCACTTGTTTACAAATACTGTGTATACTAGTAGGCGTTTGATAACATTGACTATTATGCACAAGGAGTACTTGTAGCCTAATGTccttttggggaaaaaaaaatgccgagCGGTGATAGATGGATATTATCTTGTATAAATCGGATTCGACATCAACttccttaactttttttttttactgttaggCACCTTGCTTCTCCTGATCAACGTGGCACCGTACTCCGAAGATGTCGACGCAAATTTTCCGATCACGGCGAAACGAGGTCTGTTCGTCGTGGGCTTCACTGCGATCTTCGTCGGTCTGGCCCTTTATGCCGCCAACGAATGCGTCATGGCTGCCAGAGAAGTTGAACGAGAAAGGGAGAAGGATGATAATATAAGGAATGTATTCTTCATGTAAGTATGAGTGATTAGAAAACGCAAGTGGTGTTATTAGAGCTCCCGtcttgatgatgattatgatgatggtgatgatgatgatgatgatgatgatgatgatgatgatgattatcattatcattattatcattgttaatgctattattattgttatcattattattattatcattattaatactattattgtttttattgttgttgttgataactTTGCTTGGTCGAGATTACATAAAAGTGATGGACGACAATAAAGATCAGGGTTCAAATCTGAACCTGAAGATTAGCGTTTATGTCAGAGCTGTCTATGCTTCTTCGACGGATGTCATTCAAACTTCGTAAGCCATGAGATAATGAGTTCACTCGGTGGAGTTTGAACTTGAAATGACTGTAAGAAGTCAAACaggcaaaggtcaaggtcactgcTCCCTTTTTCTCAGAGTATGTGCAACACAGTGACACAGGTAACGAGAAAAGCACTTCACTTACATTTTGGTattctgtcatttctgtattaTTGAATTTAAGTGACCAAGGTAGAGTTGACACCCTTGTATAGTAACCGAACAGTAGACGCTcgcctattaaaaaaaaaaagtgaaatgaggACTTAGCCGATTCTGTCTTCCTTCCAAGCCAACAGTAGTGATGATACCATCAGTTTGTCTGTtggcatcaaaaaaaaaatgaaatgtgaagaGGAGATATAATGTTTATTGGTTTACATTCGCTTGATCTAAGAATAGTGGAGAGGGTAAATAAGATCTTTAATTCTTGAAAtttaatgataacaaaacaaacaacacctAAGCACGATAAATAGAAAGATATGGCTGCCCCTTAGATATGTTACTATGCCAACGCATTTTATTTTTCCTGGCAAACAAGTTTTTTGATGACGTGCGTAACGATTAAGAACCCAAGTGCGACTCCCTCATTCAGCTTGGGATACGTCCAACATTTACTTGGTCAGCGGTCAATAGAGGGCAGTGCCAAGTTTCTTCTTAATCACATTAGGGAGGGGCTTGgctctttttcttttagtttCTTCATCTTCCTTTTCCCGCTCGTTCAGCTAAGTTTTGCCTAATGTTTAAATTAAATAGAACACACATAGACATTACTGCTTTAATCCATCTCGATATGACTACTTCAGCTTTCTTGATAATACTTTAGGTGATTTAGCTCTTGTCTGCAATTTCTACCCACTATAACCATAGTAACAGAAATGACCTGCAAAAACATGATAATAAGAGTACAGTCGGTGCTGTGTCAcgtatacaatgtaaatgcgtttatttgttcgttttCCTTACTGTGTTGTGGTGCATATTGTAGGTTCTACGCAGTTTATTTTTCAGCCGTCTTCTTTTCTCAACTGATGTTCCCGCTCATCAAGGCTACTTCATTCTTCGTTGTCTACATCGTGGTGGTGTCGTGCGTCTTCTTAGCGATAGTTTCAGCTTTGATGGGCAGGAAACTCTACGTCACTGAAACAAGGAACAGTAAGTACATATGAGTACATTTCCAGGACATGCGTccccacaaaaagaaaaaaacaaaacaaaacatcctatGTTTCAGATGAACATGACTCAGATTTTCATTGTAAACGTTTAATCTAGTTCGTGACGACATGCAGGCGGAACAGATTCGTTTGAAGTTATCATCTTATAGATAGTAAGTTGTAACGGGACTGTGCATAGTTTTAATAGCAATAGACCGTTTCTGTAACGTATTACATTGTTAATGGATGTTTCTTTCCTACAGCCTATAGTTACgaagcatttcatttcatttcatttcatggaaTATAAGTTCTTGTCGTGACAACAGTAGCAGCTGCGACTTCTTAGAACAGTTCTCTCGAGAAGGAGACGATTTCCCTAACAAGATAGCTATTATGACGTCATGCACCAGAAAAATGTCTACAGAAAATACACGGAAGACAATCATTATTGCCAAGTATCAAAGCGTCATTATAGATACAGCAGCCATGATTATTTTTTACTGTATCTTGACCAGAGACCATTCTCAGGCAGCAGTTTAAAGTCATCTGGGAGGCTCTGAGAAGGCGGAAGGACGTGCCGCGTGTTGACCACTGGTTGGACAGAGCGTCCGTTCAACATGGCGGCTCATTCAACGGCAAGGACGTCTACGAGACGGCCCACTTACTTCGAACGACTCCAATATTCCACACGGTCACCATTTTCATCATCGTCAATTATTTTGTGGgtaccttttgtttttctttgaaaacacGCAAATGTAGCAATCCATGatggcaataaaaaaaaaaggcattcatTCCTCACCATGACTACTGATGATTCACAAAATACATATTAGTTCTACTGAATCAAAACTGAAATGTTTTGATTCAGTAGAATCGATGATCTGTGAATCATCGAAATAATATTTCCTTTGGTATCATATTATTTTTGCAGCTTCATTTTTTATGCTTTGTCATGATAGTACTGCATAATAATTGAATTCCAGTCATGATTATGCTTGGAAATGTGCATAATTAGTTTACAGACATAAGACGACGAACAGATCAAACGCAAACAAAGAGcgttaaataaaacaaaatagtaaTGCATGGGCTGAAATACATAATGTTCCATCATTAGCATGACAGATATGTTTTAAGCTTATTTCACGGAGGTCTTGGAGAAATAAACTTGTACTTGGGCAAATTGCATTTTAGTGCATATACGATGCATACTCTTGAATGGTGTATTAAAGCGCATTCACCACGTTTTGTTGTCATAAGAAATAAAGTATCGTAATTATAACATTGATTTCCAACGGATATAATGCACAATCTTGCACTAAATCGAAATCAATAAGTATGACGCGACCActcataatgatatcatgaCCGTTCAGTACTCAGTATTAAGTTTTATCTATGTCGTGAGTGTGGATTATGACGTATGCGCATTTTTGTTTGAACACAACTACCGACATAGCTGAAGTTGAGTTCtttacattctctctctctttctctctctctctctcttactgcCAGATGGAAAATACCTACTCAACGCAGACACTTTGCTTGAATCCAGCTGGAAAAACTGACATCAATACAACAAAAACAGTTTACCTCATCTATCGGTCTTTCGTGTCCGTCGTCACAAACATCATGTTCCTCATCATACTACTACCCAAGTGTATCGCACGTCACGCCCACTTTGTATCACCATTTCTCCGGATAGGTAAGGGTGAAGTACGACATCCTTTCCTTTCCACACGTCTAAACAGAAAGGCCATAAAAAGAAAATCGGTTGCATGTCACGAATTCGACACcaacgaatcatacagcccacaagtcatagagcccacgagtcatacaggcCACGAGTCATACGTcctacgagttatacagcccatgagtcataccgCTCATGAGTTCGTCACTAAGGAATAAGGGCCATGAGTCCGACAccaggcaaacaaggcccacgagttcgacacatTAAGCCCTTGATGTAATGTCGAACTTGTGGGTCGTGTTTTTACGTAGTGTCTAACTCTTCGGCCTattgtcaaactcatgggcagGATGACTcacggactttttttttttccaacgtcgaactcgtgggctgtatgactcgttggtgtcggtcgcgtgggatgaccccaaaaTTTCAGTGCATCAAGCGTCGATTCCCAACAAGTTGCATGTCTTACGTGTCGAATGAGAGGACGGCACTGCCTCAAATTACGAAGAAGAGAGAAAGTTTATACCTTTTTTCCTAGACACGTGAGGCCACTCTAAAAAGCAGCAACAGGAAGAGAATGATCACAGTTATGCGTCCATGATTTCACTTGTGTCGAACTTCATAGTAATTTGTACAATGAGGCCCTATCAAAGAATTCACAATGAATGACAATAGCAGTCAGTATTTCTTTCAAGAACATTAGTAAAAGTTGTAAAGTTCTCCAAAACGAGGAAAAGACAGGGGGTTTATGCTAATAGGTCACATAACAATGAGGTCCTAATTTTCTTATGATTAGTGTATTACTACGCATTATATTAATCAAAGAGAATATTTCTTGCAATTTCTGCGCTCATTGACATGAATCTACTTCATTCTAttaccccacccccttccccttcccggTCCTCCCGTTCCCCTCCTTCCTTTCACGattctttctccatatcttg
The nucleotide sequence above comes from Diadema setosum chromosome 5, eeDiaSeto1, whole genome shotgun sequence. Encoded proteins:
- the LOC140228422 gene encoding solute carrier family 15 member 4-like: MKSVDTKPLIERSTSLSLRKSYGADFELTSSSSTFVNGDPPEQEQVKRTSRILDSVWLPVAFIFGFTFFVTIAEHGVRYNIVLYSEDELDYRKGNAPVLIHVFDAVAPCLPMIGGWLADTRFPRLKVLITGGIITFMGTLLLLINVAPYSEDVDANFPITAKRGLFVVGFTAIFVGLALYAANECVMAAREVEREREKDDNIRNVFFMFYAVYFSAVFFSQLMFPLIKATSFFVVYIVVVSCVFLAIVSALMGRKLYVTETRNKTILRQQFKVIWEALRRRKDVPRVDHWLDRASVQHGGSFNGKDVYETAHLLRTTPIFHTVTIFIIVNYFMENTYSTQTLCLNPAGKTDINTTKTVYLIYRSFVSVVTNIMFLIILLPKCIARHAHFVSPFLRIGGGIIMGILSVCFAALVEGQRKRLVEDEPMIYVSMDNITTCNSSSLSAVAQIPQYTCAGIGDGLVLSAGLEVSYTEAPLQLKGFTVGLFLLMSGVGSYLLAQLIVAIVNAISGAAGQPWYSTDINSARLEYFYPLLAGILLLDILYLYLVTRKYKRANCWSLEQTTEEEMHDGNAAMTQTEKRPVTVNRGAMPQSEVTIEDSGVIKASATSSVH